One region of Daphnia pulicaria isolate SC F1-1A chromosome 7, SC_F0-13Bv2, whole genome shotgun sequence genomic DNA includes:
- the LOC124350661 gene encoding uncharacterized protein LOC124350661 encodes MVHFVFCKNLFKIMTSFFIVWTFLTVSVALANVRNANGPGCVFNLDQESPKYPPHLFDATKNVIIQPVLVANKRVINLPVGQQVIVACAGWNNVLNAANLPVSAAECVSPSSQLRLGAQSLGYKSLGCKTQAKETLKTLGKCSTGGTLIEIGWQIKSSFLKQITICHQQSTANTLYSSSVIRGASILADDESNTRPPFRQGSFFAGINVNRAYLQTSQMATFTRILGSAELARRYLDPSKSWYLSRGHLAPDGDFVDAASQDMTYYYINCAPQWQSFNNGNWKALETAVRNLASGRMADFTIYTGTFGILTLADVHGQQKPITLSDGKIPVPKYYWKVIHDPASGKATAVIGINNPYLTVITGADVFCPDVCNQVTWIKFERTRLANGYTFCCTVQSLRKIIPYSPDLGNLSLLI; translated from the exons ATGGTTCACTTTGTTTTCTGtaagaatttgtttaaaataatgacttcgttttttattgtttggaCGTTTCTAACCGTTTCGGTTGCATTAGCGAATGTACGGAATGCCAACGGCCCAG GTTGCGTCTTTAATTTGGATCAAGAATCGCCCAAATATCCTCCGCATTTATTTGACGCTACCAAGAATGTAATTATTCAACCGGTTTTGGTGGCCAACAAAAGAGTTATCAATTTACCAGTCGGTCAGCAAGTTATCGTCGCCTGTGCAGGATGGAACAACGTTTTAAATGCTGCCAATCTGCCAGTCAGTGCAGCCGAATGCGTTTCGCCATCATCTCAACTCCGTTTGGGCGCCCAGAGTCTTGGCTACAAATCGTTGGGTTGCAAAACTCAAGCGAAAGAAACTCTGAAGACACTGGGAAAATGTTCGACCGGAGGAACTTTGATTGAGATTGGATGGCAAATTAAATCTTCTTTCCTCAAACAGATAACCATCTGTCACCAGCAATCCACTGCCAACACCCTGTACTCTTCCAGCGTCATCCGGGGAGCTTCAATTCTGGCTGACGATGAATCCAACACTCGTCCACCCTTCCGCCAAGGATCTTTCTTTGCAGGAATTAACGTTAATCGAGCTTACTTGCAAACCAGTCAAATGGCTACTTTTACAAGGATTCTTGGCTCGGCGGAGCTGGCTAGACGATACCTGGATCCTTCCAAGAGCTGGTACTTATCTCGAGGTCATCTGGCACCAGATGGCGATTTTGTGGATGCCGCTAGTCAGGATATGACGTATTATTACATCAACTGCGCACCCCAATGGCAGTCGTTCAACAATGGAAACTGGAAAGCGCTCGAGACGGCCGTCAGGAATTTGGCTTCCGGGCGGATGGCCGATTTCACTATTTACACTGGCACGTTTGGAATTCTGACTCTCGCCGATGTCCATGGACAACAGAAACCAATCACACTGTCAGATGGGAAGATTCCTGTGCCCAAATACTACTGGAAAGTAATTCACGATCCAGCAAGTGGAAAAGCGACGGCAGTGATTGGCATTAACAATCCCTATTTGACTGTCATTACCGGTGCTGACGTTTTCTGTCCCGATGTTTGCAATCAAGTGACGTGgatcaaatttgaaagaacTAGGTTGGCCAATGGTTACACCTTTTGCTGCACAGTGCAGTCTCTACGCAAAATCATACCGTACTCTCCAGACTTGGGCAATTTAtctcttttgatttaa